A genomic segment from Candidatus Brocadia sinica JPN1 encodes:
- the fliI gene encoding flagellar protein export ATPase FliI yields the protein MSQQCIDFARYQKRLSAVVPFKYTGRVVHVAGLVIESNGPSVPIGDLCYVHLNNGHAPVPAEVVGFKAKKILLMPIGELDRISPGAKVVASGSPLMIKVGMDLMGRVIGGLGEPIDGKGMIKMEEYRSIYNSPPDPLKRSRIKEPLRTGIRVLDGLFTCGKGQRLGIFAGSGVGKSTLMGMIARNSEADVNVIALIGERGREVREFIEKSLGEEGLKKSVVVSVTSDKPALLRVKGAYIASTVAEYFRDQGMQVMLLVDSVTRFANAQREVGLAIGEPPTSKGYTPSVFALLPKLLERSGTGSRGSITGLYTVLVDGDDMNEPIADAVRGILDGHIVLSRMLANQNHFPAIDILESVSRCMDDIITSEHRKAANQLKTVYATYKESEDMINIGAYAKGGNPKIDFAISMIDRIKDYLKQDVTEDSKLHDTIARLENLCTKNEGLRKNNVIKAEKNQ from the coding sequence ATGAGCCAACAGTGCATTGATTTTGCACGCTATCAAAAAAGATTATCTGCCGTTGTTCCGTTCAAATACACAGGCAGGGTGGTTCATGTTGCAGGTCTGGTGATTGAATCAAATGGCCCATCCGTTCCAATAGGAGATTTGTGCTATGTTCACTTAAATAATGGGCATGCGCCAGTGCCCGCGGAAGTAGTGGGCTTTAAGGCGAAAAAAATACTTCTGATGCCCATCGGTGAATTAGATAGAATCAGTCCAGGGGCAAAAGTTGTGGCGTCAGGGTCTCCTTTGATGATAAAAGTAGGAATGGATCTCATGGGGCGAGTTATCGGAGGACTTGGTGAACCAATAGACGGAAAGGGGATGATAAAGATGGAAGAGTATCGTTCCATTTATAATTCTCCGCCTGATCCATTAAAAAGAAGCAGGATAAAGGAACCACTAAGGACTGGAATACGAGTGTTAGATGGATTATTTACCTGCGGAAAAGGGCAGCGGTTGGGTATATTTGCAGGGAGTGGTGTGGGAAAGAGTACGCTGATGGGTATGATCGCAAGAAATTCTGAAGCAGATGTAAATGTGATCGCCCTCATTGGTGAACGAGGTAGAGAGGTTCGTGAATTTATTGAAAAAAGCCTCGGTGAGGAAGGTCTAAAAAAGTCTGTGGTAGTCTCTGTTACTTCTGATAAACCGGCTTTATTGCGAGTAAAAGGCGCTTATATTGCTTCTACTGTTGCTGAGTATTTCAGAGATCAGGGAATGCAGGTAATGTTATTGGTGGATTCTGTTACGCGTTTTGCAAATGCACAGAGAGAAGTAGGGTTAGCGATTGGAGAACCTCCAACATCCAAAGGCTATACACCTTCTGTCTTTGCCTTGTTACCAAAGCTTTTGGAAAGGTCTGGAACCGGATCAAGAGGAAGCATTACAGGGTTATATACTGTGTTAGTAGATGGTGATGATATGAATGAACCTATTGCTGATGCTGTCAGAGGCATTCTTGATGGACATATCGTGTTGTCGAGAATGCTGGCCAATCAAAACCATTTTCCTGCGATCGACATCCTGGAAAGTGTTAGCAGGTGTATGGACGACATTATAACGTCAGAACACAGAAAAGCAGCCAATCAGCTAAAAACAGTATATGCCACATATAAAGAATCTGAGGATATGATTAATATCGGGGCATATGCAAAAGGGGGCAACCCCAAAATAGATTTTGCCATATCGATGATTGATCGGATAAAGGATTATCTGAAACAAGATGTTACGGAGGATAGTAAGCTTCATGATACAATTGCCAGACTTGAAAATCTTTGTACAAAAAATGAGGGATTGCGGAAGAATAACGTCATTAAGGCCGAGAAAAATCAGTAA
- the fliN gene encoding flagellar motor switch protein FliN yields MEQVKEIDTNENTDAETSIQSVQFSQLNSIATDGIKDESKRNLDLILDISVPVSVELGRTNMLVKDILALSQGSIVELDKIAGTPVDLLVRGKLLAQGEVVVVDENFGLKITNICGSEERVRNLG; encoded by the coding sequence ATGGAACAAGTAAAAGAGATTGATACAAATGAGAATACAGATGCTGAGACATCAATACAATCAGTACAGTTTAGTCAACTAAACTCCATTGCTACTGACGGTATTAAAGACGAAAGTAAGCGTAATTTAGATTTGATCCTGGACATCTCAGTGCCTGTTTCGGTTGAGCTGGGACGTACAAACATGTTGGTAAAAGATATCCTTGCTTTATCGCAAGGATCAATTGTGGAGTTAGATAAAATAGCGGGTACACCTGTTGACTTGCTCGTTCGTGGAAAACTCTTAGCACAGGGGGAAGTCGTTGTTGTAGATGAGAACTTCGGTTTGAAGATTACAAATATATGCGGTTCTGAAGAACGGGTGAGAAATTTGGGATGA
- a CDS encoding FliH/SctL family protein, whose amino-acid sequence MKNKKVYLSPDVKGIYILQSTANQKKSSPEDYEIKQEMEEKENEKKRKEEENRLKELEAVKEEAYEKGRLNAEHDFALEIEELRNEYGSLVTLFRDAVKQLTDIRKKIWQESETEIIKLILTISKKIVGYEINTNGIHVVKHIVKEALSSVGEKKIVAVRLSPDDLRKINTLEETKIMDQSIKVVEDSTIASGGCIVETNFGSVESQIETRWEEILKAFLGNSNEPTVH is encoded by the coding sequence ATGAAAAACAAAAAGGTATATCTATCGCCTGATGTGAAAGGTATTTATATTTTACAATCCACTGCCAATCAAAAAAAATCTTCTCCAGAGGACTATGAGATAAAACAGGAAATGGAAGAGAAGGAAAATGAAAAAAAAAGGAAAGAGGAAGAGAACAGATTAAAGGAACTTGAAGCGGTGAAGGAAGAGGCATATGAAAAGGGAAGGCTGAATGCTGAACATGACTTTGCATTGGAAATTGAAGAACTAAGAAACGAATATGGGTCGTTGGTGACGCTATTCCGGGATGCGGTAAAACAGCTAACAGATATAAGAAAGAAAATATGGCAAGAGAGTGAAACCGAGATCATCAAACTTATTTTAACTATATCAAAAAAAATCGTGGGATACGAAATTAATACGAACGGTATTCATGTTGTAAAACATATAGTGAAGGAAGCACTTTCTAGTGTCGGTGAGAAGAAGATTGTTGCTGTTCGGCTTTCTCCTGATGATCTTAGAAAAATAAATACGCTGGAAGAAACGAAAATAATGGATCAGAGCATAAAGGTGGTGGAAGACAGTACGATTGCATCTGGTGGTTGTATCGTAGAAACAAATTTTGGAAGTGTGGAGAGTCAGATAGAGACGCGTTGGGAAGAAATTTTGAAGGCTTTTTTGGGAAATAGTAATGAGCCAACAGTGCATTGA
- the flgB gene encoding flagellar basal body rod protein FlgB encodes MITGIDKSINLLEKMLDVSAIKHKVIANNIANINTPGYKKMEVSFAEQLEKVIKDNSMNKFDSLQPKIVLSKEDANGTVRNDGNNVDMDKEVSSLMKNTLSYNIYTQLLAKKMESLKSAIENSRI; translated from the coding sequence ATGATTACAGGCATAGACAAAAGTATTAATTTATTAGAAAAAATGTTGGATGTTTCAGCAATAAAACACAAGGTTATTGCGAACAACATTGCAAATATCAATACCCCCGGCTATAAAAAAATGGAGGTAAGCTTTGCCGAACAGCTTGAAAAAGTGATAAAAGATAATTCTATGAACAAATTCGACAGCCTTCAGCCCAAGATTGTTCTTTCAAAGGAAGACGCAAATGGAACCGTGCGGAATGATGGTAATAACGTAGATATGGATAAAGAAGTTTCTTCTTTAATGAAAAATACCCTTTCATACAATATTTATACGCAATTGCTGGCAAAAAAGATGGAGTCGTTAAAATCGGCAATTGAAAATTCTCGAATTTAA
- the fliG gene encoding flagellar motor switch protein FliG — protein sequence MNTINLTGIQKVAILLSTLDADTAAEVIKEFNEEQIAAVTAAMSDIERVEKELVERVLYDLSEELKSNERIVKYDNNSFKKLLEKAIGVQKSEEIITSVQEGTIFPTPFSALREASDEDVIRILAGEHPQTIALVLSYVDSQRAAKVLSQFPTEFQSEIIMRIATMEPPPTKLLLQVNEVVVSKIKSDDRRRKTPAKKKYKFASEIIGSMDGSADKNVIDQISYKNPELADEIKKLLFTFEDVVNVQDEALRKILTEIDNNVIALALKTANPEVEKKFFSNMSKRVGDSVREVKDLLGPRLLSEVESAQQQIVEAVKRLEAKGEAILKKKGAKGGADKFV from the coding sequence ATGAATACTATAAATTTAACAGGAATTCAAAAAGTAGCAATCTTGTTATCAACCCTTGACGCTGATACTGCTGCGGAGGTAATTAAGGAATTTAACGAAGAGCAAATTGCGGCTGTTACTGCGGCAATGTCAGATATTGAACGTGTTGAAAAAGAACTTGTCGAAAGGGTACTCTATGATTTATCTGAAGAATTAAAGTCAAATGAAAGGATCGTCAAATATGACAACAATTCTTTCAAAAAACTTCTTGAAAAGGCCATAGGAGTACAAAAAAGTGAAGAAATCATAACAAGTGTTCAGGAAGGGACTATATTCCCTACACCTTTTTCTGCGCTCCGTGAGGCCAGCGATGAGGATGTAATACGTATTCTTGCAGGTGAACATCCGCAAACGATTGCACTTGTGCTGTCGTATGTTGATTCACAGCGTGCTGCGAAGGTTTTGTCGCAATTCCCTACGGAGTTTCAATCAGAGATCATTATGAGAATTGCTACGATGGAACCGCCCCCTACAAAGCTGCTGCTGCAAGTAAATGAAGTTGTTGTATCAAAAATAAAAAGTGATGATCGTCGCCGAAAGACGCCAGCAAAGAAAAAATATAAATTCGCTTCGGAAATTATTGGCAGTATGGATGGATCTGCTGATAAAAACGTAATTGATCAAATAAGCTACAAGAACCCAGAGCTTGCAGATGAGATTAAAAAATTACTGTTTACCTTTGAAGATGTTGTTAATGTCCAGGACGAAGCTCTAAGAAAAATTCTTACAGAGATAGACAATAATGTGATTGCACTGGCGCTAAAAACTGCCAATCCAGAGGTTGAGAAAAAATTCTTCAGCAATATGTCCAAACGTGTTGGAGACTCAGTCAGGGAAGTCAAGGATCTCTTAGGGCCGAGGCTCTTATCTGAAGTGGAATCTGCACAGCAGCAGATTGTTGAGGCGGTAAAACGACTTGAAGCAAAAGGGGAAGCTATTTTGAAAAAGAAGGGCGCTAAGGGGGGTGCTGATAAATTTGTATGA
- the flgC gene encoding flagellar basal body rod protein FlgC: MGIDSMLSIFDISGSGLSAERIRMNVIANNIANANATDTPEGGPYRKEQVEFSSVLNKTMQKSDVKGAERLGGVKVQRILKSTEPFNRVYIPGHPKADAKGFVEMPNVSVMMEMVDLVTATRSYEANLAVINSSKDMNNRALSIIGK, translated from the coding sequence ATGGGAATAGATAGTATGCTTTCCATATTTGATATTAGTGGTTCTGGACTGTCTGCTGAACGGATAAGGATGAATGTAATTGCTAACAATATAGCAAACGCAAATGCTACCGATACTCCTGAGGGGGGGCCATATCGTAAAGAACAAGTGGAATTCTCCTCGGTGCTTAACAAGACGATGCAGAAGAGCGATGTTAAAGGTGCAGAGAGATTGGGTGGTGTGAAAGTTCAAAGAATTTTGAAAAGTACAGAACCGTTTAATAGGGTGTATATTCCTGGTCATCCCAAGGCAGATGCAAAAGGTTTTGTGGAGATGCCCAACGTGAGTGTTATGATGGAGATGGTAGATCTTGTCACAGCAACAAGATCATATGAGGCAAACCTTGCGGTAATAAATTCATCAAAAGATATGAATAACCGCGCCTTATCGATTATTGGAAAATAG
- a CDS encoding flagellar basal body-associated FliL family protein has protein sequence MAKNTAKSEIEETLEEKIADQPTNKGKGNKTLIMMGGVVLISVGCAFVFVSKVYPSLIGNTQPDVMEQDQKQAEETADEQTAKLPEIKKEPVSTSKKKDEKGKEDKKEVAEESMIVPLDTVIVNLCGSGGRRYLKAKINLEARDEDVKKKIEARSVQIKDRLISILSSKTLEDAEGLEGQESLRREIKDAVDVVLKMEDGILQVYFTEFVIQ, from the coding sequence ATGGCAAAGAATACGGCAAAAAGTGAAATAGAGGAAACGCTGGAGGAAAAGATCGCAGATCAGCCGACAAATAAGGGGAAAGGTAATAAAACTCTCATAATGATGGGCGGGGTCGTTCTGATCTCAGTCGGATGTGCGTTTGTATTTGTTTCAAAGGTATATCCTTCATTAATAGGAAATACACAACCAGATGTGATGGAACAAGACCAGAAACAAGCAGAAGAGACAGCAGATGAACAAACAGCGAAACTCCCTGAAATAAAGAAGGAACCAGTCTCTACATCAAAAAAGAAGGATGAAAAAGGAAAAGAGGATAAAAAAGAGGTCGCGGAAGAATCCATGATTGTACCCCTCGATACAGTCATCGTAAATCTTTGTGGTTCCGGTGGGAGACGATATCTTAAGGCTAAGATAAACCTGGAAGCAAGGGACGAAGACGTAAAAAAGAAGATCGAAGCCAGATCAGTACAAATAAAAGATCGGTTAATTTCTATCCTTTCTTCAAAAACATTGGAAGATGCTGAAGGGTTGGAAGGGCAGGAAAGCCTTCGAAGGGAAATAAAAGATGCTGTAGACGTAGTATTAAAGATGGAAGACGGGATACTGCAAGTATATTTTACAGAGTTTGTTATCCAATAA
- the fliF gene encoding flagellar basal-body MS-ring/collar protein FliF, translating into MNFDLKKVMSQFGNIWNGISFSHKFIMIMMTMGFIGSMIGVTQWARKPDFGLLYGELNPRESGEIIDFIKEENIPYQISGSGSTILIPSEKIHEVRLRLAGKGLPREESGYELLDKVGFGTSDFVQRVNYRRAIQGELAKTIRHLDYVEWAQVHIALPEASLFVEDEKQPTASVILKLKTKSGGILKPEQVVSITHLVSSSVEGLKPENVTIADTRGNLLSKKESSLSNAGVSNDQLEVKKKIEEYFVAKAQDLLDRIVGAGKSVVRVSAELDFKHVDEKLVEYDPERRVPKVQTVTTRVSGGAPFSGGGVPGMQANLNLSQSGIIQSVGSSEEEETAQTQYELSKTERIIADHGANLKRLSVAVLVDGMYEEQKSGDGKVQKIYIPRNKDDLTRIAGLVKQAIGIDESGNRNDGFEIQNVQFYEPSYEQEEASIKKEQQKEFILKMAKNGSLAITVLAFLMFMLRSMKKLRKTNTVVAQDAQNNIIKTRAKNANMPAEENTYEEEEKDSEARHSKLRSQIIQNVRKDPSLTANSLKKWITADLAVRE; encoded by the coding sequence ATGAATTTTGATTTGAAGAAAGTAATGAGTCAATTCGGAAATATCTGGAATGGAATCAGCTTTTCCCACAAATTTATTATGATTATGATGACTATGGGGTTTATAGGAAGTATGATTGGAGTAACGCAATGGGCAAGGAAGCCTGATTTCGGTTTGCTTTACGGGGAACTGAATCCAAGAGAAAGCGGAGAAATAATAGATTTCATTAAAGAGGAAAACATTCCCTACCAGATTAGTGGGAGCGGGTCTACGATCTTAATTCCTTCTGAGAAGATACATGAAGTGAGGCTAAGACTTGCAGGTAAAGGATTGCCACGGGAGGAATCTGGGTATGAGTTATTGGATAAAGTGGGTTTTGGCACGTCAGATTTCGTACAAAGGGTGAATTACCGCAGGGCGATTCAAGGAGAACTTGCAAAAACAATCAGACATTTAGATTACGTAGAATGGGCACAAGTACACATAGCTTTGCCGGAGGCTTCTCTTTTTGTAGAGGATGAAAAACAACCGACGGCCTCCGTAATTTTAAAGTTAAAAACGAAGAGTGGTGGTATTTTAAAGCCTGAGCAGGTAGTCAGTATTACCCATCTTGTCAGTTCAAGCGTTGAGGGGCTCAAACCAGAAAATGTTACTATTGCTGATACACGTGGGAATCTGCTTTCGAAGAAAGAATCATCGTTGTCAAATGCGGGTGTGAGTAATGACCAGTTAGAAGTTAAGAAAAAGATTGAGGAGTATTTTGTTGCCAAGGCCCAGGATCTGTTGGACAGGATTGTTGGAGCCGGTAAGTCTGTTGTGCGTGTAAGTGCAGAGTTGGATTTTAAACATGTAGATGAAAAACTGGTTGAATATGATCCTGAACGCAGAGTACCCAAGGTCCAGACCGTAACGACAAGGGTATCTGGTGGTGCGCCTTTTTCGGGCGGTGGTGTGCCAGGGATGCAGGCCAATCTCAATCTTTCCCAGTCGGGGATTATTCAGTCCGTAGGGTCATCGGAGGAAGAAGAGACTGCGCAAACTCAATATGAGTTGAGTAAAACGGAACGTATTATTGCCGACCACGGTGCGAACCTGAAACGCTTATCTGTGGCGGTGCTTGTGGATGGTATGTACGAAGAGCAAAAATCCGGGGATGGAAAAGTTCAAAAAATTTATATTCCCAGAAATAAAGATGATTTGACAAGAATTGCAGGGCTTGTAAAACAGGCAATTGGGATCGATGAATCCGGTAATCGTAATGATGGTTTTGAAATACAAAATGTGCAATTTTATGAACCATCTTATGAACAAGAAGAGGCTTCAATAAAAAAAGAACAACAAAAAGAATTTATATTAAAAATGGCAAAGAATGGGTCACTTGCGATTACCGTATTAGCCTTTCTGATGTTTATGCTGAGGAGTATGAAAAAACTCAGAAAGACAAATACTGTTGTAGCTCAAGATGCTCAGAACAACATTATAAAAACACGTGCGAAGAATGCGAACATGCCGGCAGAAGAAAATACATATGAGGAAGAAGAAAAAGATAGTGAGGCAAGGCATTCAAAATTACGTTCACAAATTATTCAGAATGTACGAAAAGACCCGAGTTTAACTGCCAATTCGTTAAAAAAATGGATAACTGCAGATCTCGCGGTTAGAGAATAA
- a CDS encoding sigma-54-dependent transcriptional regulator has protein sequence MSVEKVLVVDDDTLGREYLCETLTRGGYDIVSASDGQQAIARVGREGYDLIFLDMKMPGMCGMEVLEKVKAISPETVVILMTAYGTIETAVEAMKKGAYDYIIKPFSPDQIERLISRVNERQKLIIENKYWRANSNIDEKLNPVFSRNSRMSQIYEQIKKIAQSKASVLIQGESGTGKELVARAIHYHSHRCEKPFIRVNCAALAETLLESELFGHERGAYTGANSKRVGRFELANEGTLLLDEISEISPNIQAKLLRVLEEEEFERVGGEKTIKIDVRIVATTNRDLMDEIHKGTFREDLFYRLNVVPIHLPSLRERREDIPLLVDYYLKKYSIENDAIVKSVDKETLDYLCQYNWPGNVRELKNVIQRSVVMGSSEVLQREQFTGLFIHQDLKQTESTLTAGKAIEDVEKDLIYNTLEKTGGNKTKAAELLKITTRTLRNKLNRYDAESKSSQEREIISCVK, from the coding sequence ATGAGTGTAGAAAAGGTATTGGTTGTAGACGATGATACATTGGGTCGAGAATATCTTTGTGAAACGTTGACGAGAGGTGGGTATGATATTGTTTCAGCAAGTGATGGACAACAAGCGATAGCCAGGGTTGGCAGGGAAGGATACGATTTGATTTTTCTGGATATGAAAATGCCGGGAATGTGCGGTATGGAGGTTCTCGAAAAGGTAAAGGCTATTTCACCCGAGACCGTTGTAATTCTTATGACAGCCTATGGAACTATAGAGACTGCAGTAGAGGCAATGAAAAAAGGGGCGTATGATTACATCATTAAACCATTTTCCCCTGATCAGATAGAACGTTTAATTTCCAGAGTGAATGAGCGTCAAAAACTAATTATAGAGAATAAATATTGGAGAGCCAACTCAAATATTGACGAAAAATTGAATCCCGTCTTTAGCCGAAACTCCAGAATGTCCCAGATATATGAACAGATTAAAAAGATCGCGCAAAGCAAGGCAAGTGTTCTTATTCAAGGGGAAAGTGGTACGGGAAAGGAACTCGTTGCACGTGCGATACACTATCATAGCCATCGATGCGAAAAGCCTTTTATTCGGGTTAATTGTGCCGCTCTGGCAGAAACCCTTTTGGAAAGCGAACTTTTCGGACATGAACGTGGGGCTTATACTGGCGCCAATTCAAAACGCGTAGGGCGTTTTGAATTGGCGAATGAAGGTACTTTATTGCTTGATGAGATCAGTGAAATATCACCCAATATACAGGCTAAATTACTAAGGGTTCTTGAAGAGGAAGAGTTTGAGCGGGTAGGGGGAGAAAAGACTATAAAGATTGACGTAAGGATTGTAGCAACGACAAACAGGGACCTAATGGATGAAATTCATAAAGGTACTTTTCGTGAAGACCTTTTTTATCGTCTGAATGTTGTCCCTATCCATTTACCGTCTTTAAGGGAACGACGAGAGGATATTCCTCTGCTTGTGGACTACTATCTCAAAAAGTACAGTATAGAAAATGATGCTATAGTAAAATCTGTAGATAAGGAGACGCTAGATTATCTGTGTCAATACAATTGGCCGGGAAATGTGAGAGAATTAAAAAATGTCATACAAAGATCTGTAGTTATGGGATCATCTGAGGTACTTCAAAGAGAGCAATTTACTGGTCTTTTTATTCATCAGGATCTAAAACAAACAGAAAGTACATTGACAGCAGGAAAAGCCATTGAGGATGTAGAGAAAGACCTGATTTATAATACACTTGAAAAAACGGGTGGAAATAAAACTAAGGCTGCGGAATTGCTTAAGATCACGACGAGGACATTACGAAACAAACTCAACAGATACGATGCAGAATCTAAATCTTCTCAGGAAAGGGAAATAATTTCCTGTGTGAAATGA
- a CDS encoding flagellar motor switch protein FliM, translated as MSNAILSNQEVDALLSAIESGQVLVGQKIEPKKDRKVQHYDFSRPDRFPREQKRRLQKISEEMAKTIGITLSRFLRVSVNVELIAIEEFSYEVFVNSFTDPVCANVVNLNPLAGFGCLTVDVGFCLAIVDRGLGGPGKIPQKIRPLTLIEESVVGAVLSNIIEEIRLCWLKMVQPEWKIEKMDTDIKSLQIAPPTELMISINFAANGDLGNGTIILCIPVMSLEMIMVKSKIEKMKREDEIVIIKDVMRETKLTTSVILGTTQLMFNELIHLKVGDVIKLDNKITEDIRMEIGEKTKCSGKPGAIGKKMAFQVSSVSY; from the coding sequence ATGTCAAATGCAATACTGAGCAACCAGGAAGTGGATGCACTCCTATCTGCTATAGAAAGTGGGCAAGTATTGGTTGGACAAAAGATTGAGCCCAAAAAAGACAGAAAAGTTCAACATTATGATTTCAGTCGTCCTGATAGATTTCCGAGGGAACAAAAGCGCCGATTACAGAAGATTAGTGAAGAGATGGCCAAAACGATTGGGATTACACTTTCCCGATTCCTCAGAGTTTCAGTAAATGTTGAACTTATTGCTATTGAAGAATTTAGTTACGAAGTGTTTGTGAATTCATTTACTGATCCAGTGTGTGCAAATGTTGTGAACTTAAATCCTCTCGCCGGATTTGGTTGCTTGACTGTTGATGTAGGTTTTTGTCTTGCTATTGTAGATCGAGGTTTAGGCGGACCAGGGAAAATACCACAAAAGATCAGACCCCTTACATTAATCGAAGAGTCGGTAGTGGGTGCGGTGTTATCTAATATTATAGAAGAGATAAGGCTTTGCTGGTTAAAGATGGTTCAACCAGAATGGAAGATAGAAAAGATGGATACTGATATAAAATCATTACAGATTGCGCCCCCTACTGAACTCATGATATCAATCAATTTTGCTGCAAACGGAGATCTGGGTAATGGGACAATCATTTTATGTATTCCTGTCATGAGTCTGGAAATGATAATGGTAAAATCAAAAATAGAAAAAATGAAGAGGGAAGACGAAATTGTCATTATTAAAGATGTTATGAGAGAAACAAAGTTAACTACTTCTGTGATCCTAGGAACAACCCAATTGATGTTTAATGAACTCATTCATCTGAAAGTTGGGGATGTAATAAAACTGGATAACAAGATAACAGAGGATATACGCATGGAGATTGGGGAAAAAACAAAATGTAGCGGTAAGCCAGGCGCAATCGGCAAAAAGATGGCATTTCAGGTATCGTCTGTATCTTATTAG
- the fliJ gene encoding flagellar export protein FliJ: MRFHFKFQKLLEIEKCREEGLVKELKILQKQFHDEEKLLGFLQSILTLQQSEMGKKLCTQSEAGVFVLFESYFSKLNRDIVVQSSKVKEVFKKMDHVREKLLIVFKKRKVLEKLRERYKKEYKEQVLRIENKHFDEVATSRFFRKRTKEDIH; this comes from the coding sequence ATGAGATTCCATTTTAAATTTCAAAAATTGCTGGAAATTGAAAAATGTCGGGAAGAAGGACTCGTGAAAGAATTGAAAATTTTGCAAAAGCAATTTCATGATGAGGAAAAGTTGCTGGGATTTTTACAGTCAATTCTGACGTTGCAACAATCGGAGATGGGAAAAAAATTATGTACGCAATCTGAAGCAGGAGTGTTTGTCCTCTTTGAATCATATTTTTCAAAACTGAATCGGGATATTGTCGTACAAAGCTCTAAAGTAAAAGAGGTTTTCAAAAAAATGGATCATGTACGGGAAAAACTCTTGATTGTATTTAAGAAGAGAAAAGTCCTTGAAAAATTACGGGAACGGTATAAAAAAGAATATAAAGAGCAGGTATTACGAATAGAAAATAAGCATTTCGATGAGGTTGCTACATCCAGGTTTTTTCGCAAACGTACGAAAGAAGATATCCATTAG
- a CDS encoding MotE family protein, whose translation MRLLVNKKMMMLPGIGIVVFGISVMGMIFMRGSKSSLTEQTTQVTSQDVNEDDETNINQIATSTVKNKKIQKDMKEKLVTKLPAVYKQNATTIFKPLSSSEIAVMLKEIEMEKNEYKKRKEMLDYKEKVLESLRADLEAERKELDAVKQELNKILEVVSTQKVKLKKETVQLDEAESKNIKKLAAVYSGMKPEKAAMIIKEMDEDTAVKLLTMMDGKSSGRILESVDLTLAVKLSERLKLLKSDFKKGKK comes from the coding sequence ATGAGACTTCTGGTAAACAAAAAAATGATGATGTTGCCTGGCATAGGAATTGTTGTTTTTGGAATTTCTGTCATGGGTATGATTTTTATGAGAGGTTCAAAGTCTTCGCTGACAGAGCAGACGACACAAGTAACATCTCAAGATGTAAATGAAGATGATGAAACAAATATAAATCAGATTGCTACTTCTACTGTTAAGAATAAAAAGATACAAAAAGACATGAAAGAGAAATTGGTGACGAAATTGCCTGCCGTATATAAACAAAATGCAACAACAATATTTAAACCTCTTTCTTCAAGTGAGATAGCTGTAATGTTAAAGGAAATAGAGATGGAAAAAAATGAGTATAAGAAAAGGAAGGAGATGTTGGATTATAAAGAGAAAGTCTTGGAGTCATTACGTGCTGACCTGGAAGCTGAGAGAAAGGAACTCGATGCTGTCAAACAGGAATTAAATAAAATTCTCGAAGTCGTATCTACTCAAAAGGTAAAACTAAAAAAAGAAACAGTTCAGCTTGATGAGGCAGAATCAAAAAACATAAAAAAATTGGCAGCCGTATATAGTGGTATGAAACCAGAAAAAGCAGCAATGATTATTAAAGAAATGGATGAGGATACTGCCGTTAAATTACTCACAATGATGGATGGTAAAAGTTCTGGAAGAATCTTGGAGTCTGTTGATCTTACTCTTGCGGTTAAATTGAGTGAAAGATTAAAATTATTGAAGAGTGATTTTAAAAAGGGCAAAAAATAA
- the fliE gene encoding flagellar hook-basal body complex protein FliE, with amino-acid sequence MDISPIKNKGTSPTNKELVSLVDEQEQGPSFQRTLSGFINEVNDLQTKANASIENLATGKVENVHEVMIAMAKAEVSFKFMMEARNKLVETYKEVMRMQM; translated from the coding sequence ATGGACATTTCACCTATTAAAAATAAAGGAACCAGTCCGACAAATAAGGAGCTTGTTAGCTTGGTTGATGAGCAGGAACAAGGTCCCTCATTTCAAAGAACATTAAGCGGTTTCATAAATGAAGTAAACGACCTTCAAACAAAGGCTAATGCAAGTATTGAAAATCTTGCAACCGGAAAAGTAGAAAATGTCCATGAGGTCATGATCGCCATGGCAAAGGCGGAGGTGAGTTTTAAATTTATGATGGAAGCACGTAACAAACTTGTGGAAACTTACAAAGAAGTTATGCGCATGCAGATGTAG